Proteins encoded together in one Juglans regia cultivar Chandler chromosome 9, Walnut 2.0, whole genome shotgun sequence window:
- the LOC108993918 gene encoding splicing factor, suppressor of white-apricot homolog has translation MDLEVVGRHALLFDDDATAAFTNSSDALVEWNGLSIDRYDVRHLLPSPPPPRKPRRQYNEDPSLGSELDHERYLDLPPPGDDEQELDFQEGPKPVDTGGYRAVAFSYGKSNESIEENNNDADSGFRPPFQVPESLLQNLPPTEKLHQIIARTAVFVSKHGAQSEIVLRVKQGDNPTFGFLMPDHHLHAYFRFLVDHQELFEPDSGSKSLEEKNIADSGPDHSGGALSILGSVYGSGEDEDGTTEDVPESEEAVDVGNANVSNGLEQAEPYVNAAGKDEVVAKSSFSIMKEKAPIIKRNRFISTVGTTSGNKNEGDALNALSIAGDKSQTSLPRTSKVEGPIVEPPSDLKRVVDKIVEFILRNGKEFEAVLVEQDKKHGRFPFLLPSNQYHAYYLEVLKKAKESKLPGKDSVSEKHDSVGHGVDKKTASSKEGDTLSGGSASHDIPYNYDKKEKFKMVIGKSKKDGQDPPSKATEPQIDAASTAAILQAATRGIKNAGLEFFPRTSLNSSGRGLSIEGGRTSSFGSLQSSQPQKSISKPGQMGDPNVSAPVAKAIAETAAIAAASEADSSEACLTKEQKLKAERLKRAKMFAAMIKTGAAPMKTEPLRGLSAEPPASGISGSDADFENLVGKEREGSSVPMDVDTSDKTEKSDKKSSVDEYNERRSKRSYRSRSKRHEQEEEEEKEEREEEYKRAHKHSRKKHRSLRSSHHNRDRHKHRKRHSSSEDTDSRHVHNYDDSLDDEHRRSSHQHKHNARSEDERRPSKHHRKHASSSDNEHRHSQRRRKHHSSSSDDEHEHRSRSVRYRKSQPEEVDLEEGEILTKSDQSQASQGKGANREASIEVSKSYRDGRAPSQPLETTEVSDDLRAKIRAMLMATL, from the exons ATGGATCTTGAGGTGGTGGGGCGCCACGCGCTGCTCTTCGACGACGACGCTACGGCCGCCTTTACCAACTCCAGCGATGCGCTCGTCGAGTGGAACGGGCTGTCTATCGACCGCTATGACGTTCGCCACCTCCTCCCCAGTCCTCCGCCGCCACGTAAGCCCCGCCGCCAATATAACGAAGATCCCTCCCTCGGCTCGGAGCTCGATCACGAGCGGTATCTTGATTTACCGCCACCGGGCGACGATGAACAAGAACTAG ATTTTCAAGAGGGTCCCAAACCAGTGGATACTGGTGGCTATCGTGCTGTTGCCTTTTCCTATGGGAAGAGTAATGAATCCATTGAGGAAAATAACAACGATGCTGATTCTGGTTTTCGTCCACCCTTCCAAGTACCAGAGAGCTTACTTCAAAACTTA ccaCCAACAGAGAAGTTACATCAGATTATTGCAAGAACCGCTGTGTTTGTTAGCAAACATGGTGCTCAGTCAGAAATTGTTTTGAGGGTCAAACAGGGGGACAACCCAACATTTGGGTTTTTGATGCCTGATCATCATCTCCATGCCTACTTTCGGTTTCTCGTAGATCACCAAGAACTTTTCGAGCCTGACAGTGGTAGCAAATCTctagaagaaaagaacattgcTGATTCTGGGCCTGATCATTCTGGTGGTGCTTTATCTATTCTTGGTTCTGTATACGGGTCTGGAGAGGATGAGGATGGTACAACTGAGGATGTTCCTGAATCTGAGGAAGCTGTTGATGTTGGTAATGCAAATGTTTCTAATGGGTTGGAACAGGCAGAACCTTATGTAAACGCAGCGGGGAAAGACGAGGTGGTTGCCAAGAGTTCATTTTCtattatgaaagaaaaagcTCCTATCATAAAGCGAAATCGTTTTATCAGTACAGTTGGAACTACTAGTGGGAATAAAAATGAAGGTGATGCCTTGAATGCACTTTCGATTGCTGGGGACAAGTCACAGACATCTTTGCCAAGGACATCCAAGGTTGAGGGTCCTATTGTGGAGCCTCCATCTGATTTAAAGAGAGTTGTTGACAAGATAGTTGAGTTCATCCTAAGAAATGGTAAAGAATTTGAAGCTGTTTTGGTTGAACAGGATAAAAAACATGGAAGATTTCCGTTCCTTCTGCCATCTAATCAATACCACGCTTACTATTTAGAAGTCCTTAAGAAAGCTAAAGAG TCTAAGCTACCTGGCAAGGACTCTGTTTCTGAGAAGCATGATTCAGTGGGGCATGGGGTGGACAAGAAAACTGCTTCTTCAAAAGAAGGTGATACTCTCTCTGGAGGATCTGCTAGTCATGATATACCATATAATTATGACAAGAAAGAGAAGTTTAAGATGGTAATTGGAAAGTCCAAGAAGGATGGGCAGGATCCGCCTTCCAAAGCCACTGAGCCACAAATTGATGCAGCTTCTACTGCAGCAATTCTTCAGGCTGCCACAAGGGGTATTAAGAATGCTGGTTTAGAATTTTTCCCTAGGACATCACTAAATAGTAGCGGTCGAGGCCTTAGCATTGAGGGTGGGCGTACTTCAAGCTTTGGGAGTCTCCAATCATCTCAACCTCAAAAGTCCATTTCAAAGCCCGGTCAAATGGGAGATCCTAATGTTTCTGCCCCTGTTGCCAAGGCCATTGCAGAGACAGCTGCTATTGCGGCTGCAAGTGAGGCTGACTCCTCTGAAGCATGCTTGACAAAAGAGCAGAAGCTGAAGGCCGAGAGATTGAAGCGTGCAAAGATGTTTGCAGCCATGATAAAGACTGGAGCTGCACCCATGAAAACAGAACCATTGCGAGGCTTATCAGCAGAACCACCTGCTTCAGGAATTTCTGGATCAGATGCTGACTTTGAAAATCTTGTGGGCAAAGAAAGAGAAGGCAGTTCGGTTCCAATGGATGTTGATACTTCAGATAAGACTGAGAAGTCTGATAAGAAAAGTTCTGTTGATGAATATAATGAGCGGCGGTCGAAGAGGAGTTACCGTTCCAGATCTAAAAGACATgaacaagaagaagaggaggaaaaagaagaaagagaagaggaatATAAAAGGGCTCACAAGCACTCTAGGAAGAAGCACCGATCTTTACGGTCTTCACACCATAACAGGGACAGGCATAAGCACAGGAAGAGACATTCCTCTTCTGAGGACACTGATTCTCGACATGTGCATAACTATGATGACTCTTTAGATGATGAGCATCGGCGCTCTAGTCATCAGCATAAGCACAATGCTCGCTCTGAAGATGAGCGTCGACCTTCTAAACATCATCGTAAACATGCTAGCTCCTCTGATAATGAGCATAGACATTCTCAACGTCGGCGTAAGCATCATAGCTCTAGTTCTGATGATGAGCATGAACATCGAAGCAGATCTGTCAGGTATAGAAAATCCCAACCCGAAGAAGTGGACTTGGAGGAAGGGGAGATCCTTACAAAATCAGATCAATCACAAGCCAGTCAGGGTAAGGGTGCTAACCGGGAAGCTTCTATTGAAGTGTCAAAATCATATCGAGACGGAAGGGCCCCATCTCAGCCCTTGGAAACCACAGAAGTTTCTGATGACCTTAGAGCCAAAATCCGAGCCATGTTAATGGCGACCTTGTAA
- the LOC108992045 gene encoding mitogen-activated protein kinase kinase kinase 18: MEWIRGPIIGCGSTATVSLATVVQSGELFAVKSTELSRSTFLQREQRFLSQLSCPHIVKYKGFDISYDGNKPMYNLCMEYVPGGTLSDAIQRHLGGRLDEALIRAYTKQILQGLEYLHAFGLVHCDIKSQNILIGKDASKIADLGCAKLVGNVAGNGDPAISPICGTPMFMAPEVARGEEQGFPADIWALGCMIIEMATGSTPWPEMNDPVSALYRIGFSDDVPELPRCFSENAKDFLTKCLRRDPRERWTAEGLLGHPFLTEIDSHTMEAKQFTAVSPSSVLEHGFWDSLEVLECPRNQSHEGTSSNSPAERIKGLIGGTVPSVSCVPNWSWDEDWVTVRSNGIEENEKFSAQLDMFLENEDSVGTAFVMGLGTQLEYFFGSISTISSIISIRRGSVPGCEIVKDDIVLKIPKSETENENFCILPTQLLSHLNPKPIQCNLILFLQTYLLYNLSSGPLVARARDRL, from the coding sequence ATGGAGTGGATTAGAGGGCCAATCATAGGGTGCGGCTCCACCGCCACCGTATCTCTGGCCACTGTCGTCCAGTCGGGCGAGCTCTTTGCGGTCAAGTCCACCGAGCTCTCTCGCTCCACGTTCTTGCAGAGAGAACAGCGTTTTCTCTCTCAACTAAGCTGTCCTCACATAGTTAAGTACAAGGGCTTTGATATTTCATACGATGGTAACAAGCCTATGTACAATCTTTGCATGGAGTACGTACCTGGTGGCACGCTTTCCGATGCAATTCAAAGGCACCTAGGCGGCCGGCTAGACGAGGCTTTGATCAGAGCGTACACTAAGCAAATTTTGCAAGGCTTGGAATATCTTCATGCATTCGGGTTGGTACATTGTGATATAAAGAGCCAGAACATCCTGATAGGCAAAGACGCTTCCAAAATTGCTGACTTGGGCTGCGCTAAATTGGTCGGAAACGTTGCTGGCAATGGAGATCCTGCCATCTCACCAATTTGCGGTACACCAATGTTCATGGCCCCGGAAGTGGCGCGAGGAGAAGAGCAGGGCTTTCCAGCTGACATATGGGCTCTTGGATGCATGATCATTGAAATGGCTACTGGTAGTACCCCTTGGCCGGAGATGAATGACCCGGTGTCAGCTCTCTACAGGATTGGATTTTCCGATGATGTGCCGGAGCTTCCAAGGTGTTTTTCAGAGAATGCAAAGGACTTTTTGACCAAGTGTTTGAGGAGAGATCCAAGGGAGCGATGGACAGCTGAGGGGCTTCTTGGGCATCCATTTCTTACAGAAATCGATTCTCATACTATGGAAGCTAAGCAGTTCACTGCGGTATCTCCGAGTAGTGTATTGGAACATGGTTTTTGGGATTCATTGGAAGTATTGGAATGTCCAAGGAATCAGTCCCATGAAGGTACTTCGTCCAATTCTCCAGCTGAAAGGATCAAGGGGTTGATTGGAGGGACAGTGCCATCAGTTTCATGTGTGCCCAACTGGAGTTGGGATGAAGATTGGGTCACGGTGAGAAGCAACGGCATAGaggaaaatgagaagttctCAGCCCAATTGGACATGTTCTTGGAAAATGAAGATTCAGTTGGAACAGCATTTGTCATGGGTCTAGGTACTCAATTAGAGTATTTTTTTGGCAGTATAAGTACTATTAGcagtattattagtattaggAGAGGCTCTGTTCCGGGATGCGAGATTGTTAAGGATGATATTGTATTGAAAATTCCAAAGTCCGAAActgaaaatgagaatttttGTATACTTCCAACTCAATTATTATCTCATTTGAATCCTAAACCCATTCAATGCAATCTTATCTTGTTTCTGCAAACATACTTGCTCTACAATCTCTCCTCTGGACCTCTGGTGGCACGAGCTAGGGACCGACTTTGA